CCAGATCGATTACGACCACGTCCTGCGCCCGGGTGGCGCCGGCGGTCTTCTCCTCAACCCATTCGGGCAGGGAGGAGGAGCGGTAGCCGAAGGTCTTGTCGGCGGCGAATTCTGTGTCCCCTACGGGCACGAAGCCCTTCTGGGGACTGCCGGCGTAGTGAGTGCCGTGTACGGTGATGCGCCCGGCGTCGGGGAAGGCCGGGGACAGAATGACGCCGTCCACAGCCGTGCCCGCGCGCTCGAGCAGGGCGGCGATGGTGTCGGGTTCGAGCGGGAAGTGGCCGCGCAGCGTGGAGTCGGAGCGGGACACGAAGGCGATCGGCCTGCCGACCGCCGTCGATGCGGCCAGGGCGTTGGCGACCACCTCGGTGTTGACCCGGGCGGCCGCCTCGGGGTCGAGGCTGCGCGAGTTTGTCATCACGTATACGGCGCTGGCGCCGGTGGACAGTGCCCACTCCAGGTCCTCGACCTCCCACCCGGTGACCACGGGCAGATCCGCGATGGACTGGGTGCCGGTGGGGTCGTCGTCGAGGACGATCAGCACTCGACTTAGGGCGACGGCGATATCCGCCGGGTCCACGGCCGGGCCGAGCGGTATGCCGGCGGTGAGCTCATCCAGGGTCTTCATGAGTGCACTCCTTTGTCACAGATTGGGTATGCGGTTGTGGGGCGGGCCGATCGGGTGCCTGCCGGGCACCGGTCCGGCGAAGCGCTCAGGTGGTGTATTGCAGGAGGTCGTTGGTGGTCTGATCCATGTGTGCGCGCATGGCCGCTTTGGCGGCGTCCGGGGAGCCGAGACGCAGCGCCAGGAGGATGCGCTCATGCTGGGCGATGGCGTGTACGCGCACCTCGTGGTGAGCGGAGGTGACCCGCCGCGCGGCCATGAGCTCTGCGCGCAGTGGCGCGTAGGTGGCGTGGATGAAGAGGTTTCCGGTGGCCTCAATGATGTGGTCGTGGAAGGCGAGGTCCGCGGCGGTCGCGGCCTCGACGTCGTCGGCGGCGTCCGCCTCCTTTAGCGCGGCGACGGTGGCCTCCATCGCGGTCAGGCGCTCGGGGGTGATGCGGGCGGCGGCAATACCGGTACTGCCGACCTCGATCATGCGGCGCACTTCCAGCAGGGCCAGGCCGATTTCGCGCTCCGAGCCCTCCCGGCGGGCCAGGGCCACCAGGCTGGCCAGGTCCTGCCATTCGGCGGGATCGTTGACGTAGGTGCCCGAGCCCTGCCGGGCGGACAGGACTCCTCTGGTGATCAGGACCCGGGTGGCCTCGCGGGCGGTGAGCCGGGAGACGGACAGGGCGGCGGCCAGCGCCTCCTCCCCCGGCAGTGCGGAGCCGACGGCGTAGGTGCCGTCCACGACGCGGCGCAGCACCTCGGCGACTGCGGCGTCAATGCGAGACGGGGCCATACCAGCTCAACTCCTCTGAGGACTTGGGTGTGAGAATACGCCTCCGACACTGAACACACAAGGGCGGTGGCGATTCAAGTCGCCCTGAATCGGCAGGCCAACACCAATAGATGACGGGAGGGCGAACCGCACGCAAACCATATTCCTCCGAGGACTGGCTGGCGTTCACTCGCCCGGACGCAGCCCGAGTTCTCCGCTCGGCGCCTCCATCCTTCTTGGCCGCCGAATGTCTGACACAGGTAGTACATCGGCGTACCATGAGCCCATGCGCACCGTAACCAAACGGGACCTCAATCAGCACACCGCCGTCGTGCTGGCCCAGGTCACCGAAACCGACGATGTGGTCGTGACCGAGCGCGGCACCCCACGCTGGCGACTCAGCGCCGTGCAGGGAGCTTCAAGTGCACTCGCGCGTCTGGAGCGCGAGGGTCTTTATACGCCTGCGGCCGAGACCCCCACGCCTTGGCCGTCCCACCCGGGCGGTCCGGCATACACGAGCGCCGAGGCGGACGCCCTGCTCGCCGAGCAGCGCGGAGACCACTGACCATGCCCGGTCAGGTGATATATCTCGATTCGTCGGTGGCCCTGCGCACGATCCTGGATGTGCCCGAGCGGGAGCAGGTCCAGGACTGGATGCAATCACCGGGGATGACGCTCGTCTCCTCTCGCCTGCTGCGCACTGAGGTCATCCGCGTCCTGCGAAGAGACAACCGGCCTCTACGTGACGGGCTTCCGCTGCTCGACCGCGTGGGCCTGATCGACATCACACGCCAAGTGCACACGGTGGCCGAATCCATCGAGAGGCACGTCAAGACCCTTGACGCCCTGCATCTGGCGACCGCTCTTGTCCTGGGTGAAACGAGCGCCGTCGCCACTCACGATGCCGCAATGAAGACCGTTGCCGAGAGTCTCGGGCTGAACGTGATCGACCCGGTCGACAATCCGTCCCCGCCGAAGTCGGCGTGAGCGGCACACCTCTTCACCTTTTGCGCACGCACCGCTCCGCCGGGACATGCACGCCAGCCGTCACCCGGGAAGCCGCAACCCGTGAGACCACCGGCGCCCTCCAACGCGAAGAGCTGTCATACCGGTTATACTTCGCATGTGAAGACGGCAGTATCCATACCAGACCCGGTGTTCCAGGAGGCTGAAAAAATCGCACGCCGCCTCGGATGGAGCCGGTCGCAGCTGTACACGAAGGCCGTCCACGACCTGGTGATCAGCTACAGCGATGACCCTGTGACTGAGGCGCTTAACGCTCTTGAGGACGTCGAGCCCGCGCAGGCCCCGTTGGCGCCGGCGAGGAGACTCATTGAGTCGGGGGCATGGCAGTGGTAGCTCGCGGAGAGGTCTGGTGGCTCGACTTCGGCGATCCCATCGGCTCGAAGCCGGGTTACCGCAGACCCGCGTTGATCGTGTCCTCAGACAGATTCAACCGATCACGCATAGCCACTGTCATTGTTTCCGCGATAACCAGCAACCTGCGGCTGGCAGCGGCGCCAGGCAACGTCGGGATTGAGCGCGGTGAGGCGGGCCTGTCCAAGCAGTGCGTTGTAAATGTGTCGCAAACCCTCGTAGTCGACCGCTCCAGGTTGAGCGATCGCATCGGCGTTCTCCCCGCCCACCTTCTTAATCGCGTGGACGACGGACTGCGCCTGGTCCTCGACGTCTGACTGGTCGGCTTCGGCGCACCGCCCGCCGTCGATGCCGGGGACAGCGCATGTGATGTCTCAGGACATCGGTGACAGTTTTGTGTCAGGACATCGGTGACACTTGGTGTGTCAGGACATCGGTGACAGTTCTGGGTCTTGTGGGGTGTGGTGGTCGGTGCTGGTTGGTGGGGTTGGGTGTGTGTGGGTGGAGACGTAGCGGGTGCCGGGTGCGGGCCAGGTGTGTTGAGCGAGGACCTCGCCGTCGGTGGTGGTGATGATGATCGTGTCGGGGTTGTAGTCGATGATGACCTGGCTGCCGGCGTAGGCCTTGGAGACCAGGAACGTGATCGAGGCCAGGTTGACGGTCCCGTTGGCGCCGACGCATACCTGCCGGGTCCCTGAGGGTGGGGTCTTGCGGCGCTCGGGTGGTCTGGCACCTCGTGTGGGCTGGCCCGAGGCGGTAACAGTGGGTGCGGGCGGACCGCCCACGGACACGGTCTCGTCGGGTGGGGCGGGTCTTGGCGGGATGGCGGTGGGGGTGGCGTCCCACGCCTGCTGGGGTGTCATCCTCCCGGGAAGGGCCTGGTTGCGGCGTTCGGTGTTGTAGATGTGGTCGAAGGCGTCGACCTGTGCCTGAAGCTCGGCGATGGTGAGGGCCAGGGGCTGAGCGTCGAGGTAGCGGAACAGGGTCTGGTGGAAGCGCTCGTTCTTGCCCTGGGTAGTGGGCTTGTACGGCTTGCCGGTGATCGGTTCCACCCCCAGGGAGCGCACGTGGCCGACCAGCTTGCCTTTGCGGCCGCGTCGGGTGGGATTCAAGGCGACCCCGTTGTCGGTCAGCAGCCGCTGGGGCACTCCGTAGCGGGCGACGGCCTTGTCGAAGGTGGCGATGGCCGCCTGACTGGTCTCGGAGGCGGCGACCAGGGACGCAACCGCCAGGCGGGAGTGGTCGTCGATGAGCTGGAAGATGACGGCCTTGCGGCCGCCGGCCAGTACGTATTCGGTGGCGCCCCGTCTGCCAGCAGGCGTTCGGGGCGGGGTAGACGAAACGGCGCCATGCCGCCCGGGGCCTTTTGGCCGGCTCGGCGCGGGCCACGCCGGCGGCGCGGAAGATCCGGGCCAGGGACGCCGGCGAGGGCGCCTGAAGGCCCATGGCCTGCATCTTGTCGTGCACGCTGATCGGGCCGCAGTCCAGGCCAGAGCTCTCTAGCGCGGCACGCACGTCCAGGGCCTGGGTGCGCTGATCAGCACTGATGGCCGAAGGACTCCTACGTGGTCTCGTGGAGCGAGGCTCAAGGGCCGCGGCCTCGCCCTCGGCGCGAGCTCGGGCACGGATCGCATAAAAGGTCTTACGTGAGATGGACTGCTCGGCGCAGAAGGTGGTGACCGCCCCGCGCGGGGCGTCATCAGGCCACCGGACAATCTCCAGGCGCACACGCGGATCGACACGACGGTTCGCTGAACTCATGCCCCAATCCGACCCGAAGTGTCACCACCCAAACAGCCAGAACTGTCACCGATGTCCTGAGACAGAACTGTCACCGATGTCCTGAGACATAACAGCCGGGGACAGCGCACCCTACGCGCCTCAGCGGGCGAATTCGGCCACAACCTCGTATAGGGAGCGATTCGCGCGCAAGCTCTCCAGCGCCTGCATGACGGGGGCGGGCAGATCGGCGTCGTCGGGCAGATAGGACAGCAGCCCGTAATCCGCCCTGGCCGCAGTCACCGCCCGGGACCAGCGCAGCGGTGCCAACGGATCGTCGACCCGGTAGGGCATGGGGGCGTCGGCGACGCCCGCATTGCGTACGGCTTGCTCGCTCGCCTCGACCAGATCGGGCGATTCGGCGTCATAAACGATGCTGCCGCCGGGGAAGCGGTGCGCCAGTTCGTCGACCAGTCGCCGCATGTCCTCCTCCGCGAAGAAGTAGACCACGCCGGAGGCGACGGCGATCATTCCGGTGTCGGCGTCGATGTCTGCCATCCAGTCGGTGTCCGTCAGGGAGGCGGGCAGGTGCTTCTCCCGCGGATGGGGTGGCATCCACTCGCGCCGCAGGCTCATGACTTCCGGCAGGTCCAGGCAGTAGACGCACGCCGCGGGGTCGTCCACATCGTCCACGAGTCTGTCCATTCCGCAGCCCAGGTCGACGACGGCGGCGCCGGGGTGGCCCCGAAGGTACCTGCGTACCTCGGTTACTGCCGCCCGATGCCGCAGGGCGTAGATGGCGGCGGGGACGTCGCCCAAGTCCGCCGCCGCAAGTTCGGGCGTGCGTGCGGTCAGGCGTAGGGCGAGGTCCTGGGCCCAGGCGTCCTCAAAACAGTGCGGCCATAGGCGTGCCGCACGTGCCCTTCCGAGCAGCGGGACGAACAGGGTCCGCTGTACCGCCTGACTAAGCATGCACTAACCATAGTGCAAAGCCGTGGATGCCAGCCCCCGAGAGCGATTCGCCGTCTCGATCGCATGGCGCCCGACGCCCCCGAAGCAAGGCCCCCAGCCAACACCTGGCCAAGCCAACGCCCGCCAAACGGCAGCGGGACCCTCGGCGCCCCCGCAACAGCCCTCACACACCGCCCGCGCCTAATGCACCTGGAGGTGCGAGGTGCTTCCTGACTTGTTTCGTTCCCGCTGACCTACGGCGAGAGCGATGTCTTAATGCACCTGGAGGTGCGAGGTGCTTCCTGACGGTATGACGAAATCAGCGGGACGTGGTGGGCGGAAGGTCTTAATGCACCTGGAGGTGCGAGGTGCTTCCTGACCCACCTGTACGCCGAGCGCCGTACCAACCCGGACGGCGTCTTAATGCACCTGGAGGTGCGAGGTGCTTCCTGACCCCTACCCCTGGAAACCGCGCCATACCGCCACTTCCAGGCTCAAGATCGCCACCGGCCCCGCAAGCACCCCACGGAACCGACTGGCACCACTCCAAAACTACCACCTTTCGTTGAAAACAAGCCAAGCGCCACCGACACCCCTCCAGACCCCTCCAGCCACCAACTTTCAACGAAGTCATGCGGAAAAGTCGGGGTCAAAACGCACCAAACTTTGTACCGTAGACCAAATCGCAACCTCACCGCCACACCCCACCAGCACCACCAGCCACTCCCGCCACCGAGACCACCACAAGTCGCGCGCCGAAACCGGAACAAGTAACG
This genomic stretch from Actinomyces qiguomingii harbors:
- a CDS encoding FadR/GntR family transcriptional regulator, with product MAPSRIDAAVAEVLRRVVDGTYAVGSALPGEEALAAALSVSRLTAREATRVLITRGVLSARQGSGTYVNDPAEWQDLASLVALARREGSEREIGLALLEVRRMIEVGSTGIAAARITPERLTAMEATVAALKEADAADDVEAATAADLAFHDHIIEATGNLFIHATYAPLRAELMAARRVTSAHHEVRVHAIAQHERILLALRLGSPDAAKAAMRAHMDQTTNDLLQYTT
- a CDS encoding type II toxin-antitoxin system Phd/YefM family antitoxin — protein: MRTVTKRDLNQHTAVVLAQVTETDDVVVTERGTPRWRLSAVQGASSALARLEREGLYTPAAETPTPWPSHPGGPAYTSAEADALLAEQRGDH
- a CDS encoding type II toxin-antitoxin system VapC family toxin, with the translated sequence MPGQVIYLDSSVALRTILDVPEREQVQDWMQSPGMTLVSSRLLRTEVIRVLRRDNRPLRDGLPLLDRVGLIDITRQVHTVAESIERHVKTLDALHLATALVLGETSAVATHDAAMKTVAESLGLNVIDPVDNPSPPKSA
- a CDS encoding type II toxin-antitoxin system PemK/MazF family toxin, giving the protein MAVVARGEVWWLDFGDPIGSKPGYRRPALIVSSDRFNRSRIATVIVSAITSNLRLAAAPGNVGIERGEAGLSKQCVVNVSQTLVVDRSRLSDRIGVLPAHLLNRVDDGLRLVLDV
- a CDS encoding class I SAM-dependent methyltransferase, translated to MLSQAVQRTLFVPLLGRARAARLWPHCFEDAWAQDLALRLTARTPELAAADLGDVPAAIYALRHRAAVTEVRRYLRGHPGAAVVDLGCGMDRLVDDVDDPAACVYCLDLPEVMSLRREWMPPHPREKHLPASLTDTDWMADIDADTGMIAVASGVVYFFAEEDMRRLVDELAHRFPGGSIVYDAESPDLVEASEQAVRNAGVADAPMPYRVDDPLAPLRWSRAVTAARADYGLLSYLPDDADLPAPVMQALESLRANRSLYEVVAEFAR